The Candidatus Amarolinea dominans genome contains a region encoding:
- a CDS encoding PD40 domain-containing protein, translating to MTILFEPLRHHRCPWRIITLIVIATVVLSGCSAATKPRDLRSVPLESSVLYLQNGALRTQTLNDGAARVLATSVRVGCAPYAIAPDGSRVAYQDQNGVWWAISTAGGAAVQISDKPVQMVAWLPSSQGVYFSDGADIRALLFDQTRSSAVLPGGGQRFVSPTWAPNGEHIALIENPRANVAEVKLAKADGSGMRSLGRVLLSPTEATELCPPQIIWSPDSTRFLFNPGRSATIFYLTGGTPLPLPAHGADAVYAWAPDGSQVAFTDGQGTLWLVSSGGTGVRNVADAVAGPAWSPDGKQVAYISQDKGGYALRTYDLSRSSTRLLVQVPNDALLNPQWFPAAEALLFTRQARDGSSTIWTVPASGSGSAQQIASGAAATLFQKPK from the coding sequence ATGACGATTCTATTCGAACCTTTGCGACATCACCGCTGCCCCTGGCGGATCATTACGTTGATCGTGATTGCCACCGTCGTGCTGAGCGGCTGTTCTGCGGCAACCAAACCGCGCGATTTACGCAGTGTGCCGCTGGAAAGCAGCGTGCTGTATCTGCAGAACGGGGCCTTGCGCACCCAGACCCTCAATGACGGCGCCGCGCGCGTGCTGGCGACCAGCGTGCGCGTCGGCTGCGCGCCCTATGCCATCGCGCCAGACGGCAGTCGCGTCGCGTACCAGGATCAAAACGGCGTCTGGTGGGCCATCTCCACCGCCGGCGGTGCAGCCGTGCAGATCAGCGACAAGCCGGTGCAGATGGTGGCGTGGTTGCCCAGCAGCCAGGGCGTTTACTTCAGTGACGGCGCTGACATTCGCGCCCTGCTCTTCGATCAGACGCGCAGCAGCGCGGTGCTGCCCGGCGGCGGTCAGCGTTTCGTCTCGCCCACCTGGGCGCCCAACGGGGAGCATATCGCGCTCATTGAAAACCCGCGTGCCAACGTAGCTGAAGTCAAGCTGGCCAAAGCTGACGGCTCTGGCATGCGCAGCCTGGGTCGCGTCTTGCTTTCCCCCACCGAAGCAACGGAGCTGTGTCCGCCGCAGATCATCTGGTCGCCAGACAGCACCCGCTTTCTGTTCAATCCTGGACGCAGCGCTACCATCTTCTACCTGACCGGCGGAACCCCTTTGCCTCTGCCCGCGCATGGCGCCGACGCAGTCTACGCCTGGGCGCCGGATGGCAGCCAGGTGGCGTTCACCGATGGTCAGGGCACGCTGTGGCTGGTCAGCAGCGGCGGCACGGGCGTGCGCAACGTGGCAGACGCCGTCGCCGGCCCGGCCTGGTCGCCAGATGGTAAGCAAGTGGCTTACATCAGCCAGGATAAAGGCGGCTACGCATTGCGCACCTATGATCTGAGCCGCAGCAGTACACGCCTGCTGGTGCAGGTACCGAATGATGCGTTGCTCAACCCGCAGTGGTTCCCCGCTGCTGAGGCGCTCCTGTTCACTCGCCAGGCGCGTGATGGCAGCAGTACCATCTGGACGGTGCCGGCCAGCGGGAGCGGCAGCGCGCAGCAGATCGCATCTGGCGCGGCGGCCACGTTGTTCCAGAAACCCAAATGA